In the Channa argus isolate prfri chromosome 6, Channa argus male v1.0, whole genome shotgun sequence genome, TTTGGGCCcattgtatttcatttattgcaCCAAAAGTTAATATTGCATAAGATGTAAGCTGTTACCAGCTCCTCGTTGCCCAGCCATGATACTGTGTGTGGAAAAGTCTCCACAAAGCTCTGATGAATTTGGTACTGTGCGCCAATGTTTCAGCTGAATAGTTAGAAGGGTGTAAATGCAACTAAAAGGATGCATCTCGTGGCATCTCCAACGTGTACACCAGCaggtatttgtatttttacaggcCCCGATGTGCAAGCTGGATATTAGCACTAAGGTTGTCATAGATCCACTGTGGTtataagaaaaccaaaaaaccaCTCTGTTCGTAAACAGTTGTGCTTGTTGCCTCTCAGAAGATGCATCTACTGAGAGACGGAAAATCAATTACCTTGTCAGAGTCTATCTAGCACTCCTGATTCTCACTGCAAGTGGAGGCGACCCCTGCTTTGGACAGGAAGACCTTGCCACTGGGACAGACACAGACCTCGTAGAGGCCCTGAGCATTTCCAGGAACATTTCCTTCACTCAGAGGCAGGCTTGGCATGCGCACCGTAAGAGCATCCAGCACCAGCTGAACAGCAGAGCAAGGACAATTAAAGGAGAATAACAGAAATGCATGGAATCATCATAAAATTTCCCTCCACTTCATTTTTTCTACTTTTGCCAAGTGCAAACATGCATCATGGCACCCAGAGCAGTGGGAGCTTTAGAGGCCAGTAAGTGCAGAACATCACActagtccaaaaaaaaaattatatataaattagAATGTGTTCCACTGTCATGTTGAAGGAAAACTATTACGATTTGCTGCTACTATTATCTATGACATGTTCTGTGCAAATTAACATAGTTGTCTTCCCTACTGcgagaaaaaagacaaaacagcatCTCATACCCCACAACTACAGTACAGTGTCATATGAATGTCCTGCTTTCCCGAGAATTTCAAAAAGGTCATAGAATGGTCTCTAACACAAATGTTTTCCGTTTTTTAGCCCGTCAGCTTCACCAATTACCAGCTCTGATTCAGTCAGAATCAATCACTCTGAGCAGTAACATGGAAACTAAACCATTGCATCACACCCCCACAGAGCTCAAACAAATGGTTTGTAAGCTCTAAAGGCTCATTACTgattataaaatgtttacagtcGAGTATGCATGTTCTTTTTGGCTTTATAAATGGCTTCTCATCTTCACACATACAGACCAACTCTACCAGAACTGAAAACATGTAGCACAATATAACAAGGTTTTTCACTGTCAGTACCTTATCTTGACTGATGTGAGCTCTGTAAGGACAATGTGTGAGGTATTCTGGACAAAAATGTCCAATAAAGCTGGAAAAATCTGAGCTTCTGTGAAACTGCACTTGAGCTCTTACGTGTGACTATGAGGGATCATAGAAAAGTGAAGCAGCGAGGTGCTGAAAAACGTACTGTatagatttcatttttaatgaaaaaccgAATTGAACTAAACTCAAGACACTGAAAAAGGTGTGACAGGCATGAAAAGGTGAACAATGTTTTCCTTACCAGTCCATCAATAGACTGCAAAATAACATCCATGTTTGAAGCAGCTTCAATGTTCCCAGACAGTGCTTTGATATGAACTCCTTTTGGTGCATCCATGCTGAGAGATCGAGTAGGAGACTCCAACCTAAAGTAAAACATCTCAGTATTATAAACACAGCTTTATCCACCTTATCTGCtcctttatttttactaaacACTGTTCTTTACAATTCATTAAACAGTATGCCCTCAAATAATGAGGGCTCAAGGAAGCAAAAATCATAGTCTGCTGCTAaatcatttgtgtattttagtggATGTTGTGCAAATTAACATCTTATATGTTGTAACATGTCATATTAGTTAAGCAGGattttttgttatattacacCATAATATAACTCGTGAAAGATGCCTAAAGCACTCACCTCAGGTCCTTGAAGTGTTCTGATCTCAGCAGAGGCGTCTCCACTGAATGCTGGAACAGTGCTCCATCAGGACCTGACGGAGACAACTGTTGTTAAATCAGGATGTGTAACAGGTTCTACAGCAGTCAGAGAACCTCAAGCACACACGCTAGACTGATCATACGATcccaaaagattttaaaaacaggtaATTCAGTGTACAACCTTTAATAGAAGCTGCACTTGTCTGTGATTGGTCAAAATAGTTTGTAGAGGGGCTAGAAAATTATTTGAAACTGCTGAGAAGTagttaatttattataaaatctTGAGCATTTGAGCACAACATGCTAATGTCGGTCTGTCTGTCCACAGCTTCGGTTGAGCCGAGCTGCATTAATTTGCTAATTAGATCAGTTAAACAACTACTTTGATAACAGATTATTCATttaagtcttttattttttttgtaaattgaatATCTGCATtttatagacaaaaaaaaagattttaacttGCGTAtgaatcaataatgaaaataatttgaaaaagacAATGGGGGATGATTATCTGATTCATCCATAACAATATGTGGTATTGAGGTGGGATGTTACTTTTGTCGGCTCAAAATTctataagaaaaataatgtttagaTTCTTGTATTAAAGTGATGGATTTGACCTCTGTGGCTTTAATCCATACTCAGGCTGAGATAACTAAGCTCCTGACATTTCATTTATATCCTCATAACGTACAGTAGACATATTCATGTGCTCCACCATTTGACATAAATCCTTATAAAAGCGACTACGTCTGTCTTTCTCCTTGGCTGTTGGTTTGTTAATCAGGTATCTGCCATCAAACCAAACAGCTCCCGTTGAGTTCGCATCTGTTGtcattatcctttttttttcagacgtGAAAACCACTCTCGCCAAGAGGTGTGTGATATTTCCATGGAAACAGCAGGTGGCGGTCGCTGGTATACCTGTGACCCTTAGTTTGTCTGGTCCAATCACAGCCTGTTCGCCATCTGCAGTGAATAGCATGTTTTCATTGTGGGAGTTAATGAGCAGATTTTGAGTGTGTCCCTGAGCCTCTTTTGGAcctgcaacagcaacaacaagaatACCTGTAAGGGTTTGGCAATAGTACAGTcatctaaatgtgttttgttgttacaAAGCACTAGGCACTGCTTATAATATGCGTGACACACTTATGCTTTACCGTGCGAGAATCTTAAACTCATACAGGACAATATAGTGGCAAAAGGGTTCAGTACTAGAGTGAAATTAACAGCAACACTTTACCCATCACTTTATCAAAGTTCACAGCTCTGCAAGCAGTGGAATATTTACCTCAGCACCTACAGCTGTGAACTGGCAGGTAATCTCACCTAACAAGCACTTAGATTTTATTCACAGAGGACTGAGAGGGTGCAGGCTATGGCTTTTGAGGGCTTAATGATCAAGGACACATAGCATCCCTGTAGAACAAGGCAATTAGTTGGGTCATTTGTTGGCCTTTTAATTATGACAAAATACCCCAGTATAGCCATTGGTGAGCcataaaagacacacaaatatgaTCCTCCACAGGCCTCAAGCTCCCTGTGTAATATAGAATTATCCAGAAGCAATGGGAGAAAGAAGAATGTTGCATTTAATggattttaaatggaaatttaaGGTATTATAAATGAAAAGATAGCTTCTTGTCACAGTTAATGTTGGATGAGAAATTGCTGCAGGACAACTGCATGAATGACTTTACTATTGCCCTCATACATCAGTGGGATACTTTGCTATGCATGAGTGCtgcaagtgtctgtgtgtgtacacgcgTCGTCTCTCAGGCTCTTACCCACTGATATCCTCCCCGTGACATCGCCATTTTCATTGCGGGCATTAAGGGTAACGTTTTCCAATGAGTGAACTAGAAGTGAATTGTCCTGGGAAAAAAGAATGGAAGCAAGATTGCAACGCTATGTGGCACAACATAATTGAGTGTATATCAGCAGACATGACAGATACAAAAAGTAAGCTTTTAAAACAGGCTGCCTTAGCCATAAATCACCTCTGTTCCTTACCAGCTGTAAGGAagttttgttaaattatctaACAATCGAACTTCTCATGTTAAATGCAAGTGTCTGTCCAAAAACAAGGAATACTTTGCCTTTTTAATGAACTCTGTAAAGTAAGAAagaatgctaaaaaaaaagttgctgctATGAGCAAAAAAAGCCTTAACATGTaaacaactgcagcaaaatgtttCCATCTGCTGCTAGCAGGCAGGCCATAAACTACTTTTCACCACAAATATTCCTGAGGTTAATGGAAGGCTCACTGCACTACCACGTGCACTGTGTGGGACTGCCAAATCCAGTTCAGACAAATccacccccccccaaacaaaaTTTTCAGAAATATGTAGTTTACTCTGTGTACTATTGGATAAAACTGTTGGATTGTCGGCAAAGATTTAGATTTACatgataaaagaacatgtaGTCTGCGCAGATCATGTTGGAAACAATGAGAGGAAATAATGGCTGTCAGGTTACAGTTACAGCAGTGGTAGTTTGTAGAcagaagatggaaaaaaagcagaaaatagcTGAGTAGAAAAGAGGGATAGAAGAATAATGAAGAATgtaaaaagagaagcaaaaacGTGTGTGTTCCTGGTTATCCTACTTCTCTGGAGTTAATCTCCTTTGCGTAGACAGGGAACAGAAACTCAGACTCGCCCTCCTCCAGCTTGACCCCATCTGAGTGTACTTGTAGAAGTCCCATCCCTTCCTGCGTGGGCAGCCAAAATGAAGACTCAAAGTTATGTAATCAGACAAGCGTAATGCAAAGTGGGTTCAACAACAAAATCACTTTGTCCTCGAGGGGAAAAGTGTCAATTATTGCATATTAGAAGGTGGGACATTTTGATTTCATTGTTCAGCCACTTCGTAGGATTTCAAGCATGAAACACATGGAGCAACGTTCCCTGATGGACTTATCTGGCCATCTTGAAAGCCAGCAAGCTTTAGCTGTGAAGAGACtgcacaactgtgtgtgtgtgtttgtgtgtgttgtgcatctCTTGTTCTGCTTCTGCATAAATCCACGGTTGCCATCTGGAGCTGAGACAGAAAGCTGACAAGCTGacaataacaaacacatgaaCCATCCTATGCAGCCAGCCAAGTATCATGTCATAAACTGCAGGTAATATTGTGCCAATATGTCAGATACATTATCaactattaataatattatcTCCTTGACAAACTGTACTACAGATATACAGAAAGGAGCAAAAACGGACgcagccaaacacacaaactgccaAGTTACACACCGTATTGAACCACATCACCCTGAGGATCCAGATGGTGAGGGCGAGGTTGACTACCAGGATGACGATGAGCAGCAGGACAAACAGGTAGAGGCAGCGCTTCCTCCAACCATAGATGCCGATCTTGTAGACGTGATCAGAGACCGACCTGGGCGCGCTGCTGCCCTGGGTGGTTGTGACATACTGCTCCCGCACCATCTGCTGCCTCGGCACAAGAGAGGAGTATAAGTACATGGGcaagaaaaaaagttgaaaagatttaaaaaaagcagattcAGACAATGCTTCACTAGTATGTTTGTACTGTTCAGTACGAAAGACTAGTGTCTTTCTAGTGACTAGACTAGTGTCTTTCCTCTAGTACGAAAGACTAGTGTCTTTCGTACGTGGGCGTGGTGGAGCATAGTGCCAGGGATCAGAGAATCACAGGCCCTGAAAAGTGACTTTATATGTCAACGTGATATGGTCAGCTGGCATTTGACTGAGGATTGTTctaataaaaactgcaaaatctgAACCTGAATTCATTTAGCCCACCTggatacatttattaatgagTGCTCCCTCCTCCTATAGCACTTCCTGCAGATACCAAACTTCATTTTAAACACCTTATCTGAGCGAATATTTGAccattttgttcattatttgtGTTCCCTAAAACAGCTTTACAGTGCAAGGTTGTAGGCCTACATTAAAATGAGCAAAGTAATTGGAAATTGTTTGACAGCAGAGGATACATTATCATGTGCATCACAGGATTCTTAGGTGTGTACTATGATCATTTCTGACATGTGTGGAGGATTTAATAAACATCTGAGTTTTAGCATAATCAAAATACAGaatttgaggttttgttttcaaCTTTAAACTGAATTTTTGTTTCATACATGTTACCATGAACAGAGATGTTATGAATGTTTTTGATCAAGAATTAATTCTTTATAGGTGATATTTGAAACCTAAAtcacatattttttgtttccagTCTAGAAGCTGAGTTGTATATACACACTACTTCTGTACATCTTTACACAATGCCTTGTTCAAACAGTGTGCCACTCATAAGACTAGGGCTCCCGCACAGACCCAGTGGATATCTGGCTCGGTGCACGAACGGAAAACATGACTGaatttcagcagtttttcaaaaaggaaaaagaaaaagggccCTTATTACAGAGCAGATGCAGTACTTTCGAGCCACACAACAGCAGACTACCAATGACAAAGACCAAGGAGGTGAAAGTCTCCATTTTCTAAACCACAGCAAGTACCGTAAGTTATGATACAACAgtatttttctgtgttcagTTCATGTGACAGAGGACTGCAGAAGCTGCGAGCAAGCCCCCTAGTAAGTACATATGGATCATCTGACACTGTGACAACATGGACCCTCAGGGACTGATTTCACAACAGCACGGGGAGTGAGTGTTAAAGCTTAGTGGAGCCGAGGACCGGACAGCCTCACAgggctgcagagagagaggagaggtgTCACTTTCCATTGATTAATCACCATTAATAACCAGACGCAGGCTGCAGAGAACGCTGATTTCACTGAGGACAAGGCCTGAAGAAAACGCCGTCATTAAGGGtcaataaaacaggaaaaaacaaaacagagaggCAGCTTTCAGCTGCAGCTTTCCCCCGAGCAACAAACTGCTCCTCATCAATTCTTTAGAGCTATCATAACTCTACTTTATGGGAAATGTTATCTGATGTATCCACATTGTCTCAGCCCACACTGATGTTGGACAGACGTTGCATCTTATTGccacagtaaatacattttcaatcatGTGGAAGGGGCCACTTTTCCAACCCAAACTTCCAACTTCCTTAACATTAACAGATGTTCTGCTGGGCACATTCCTCCGTGACT is a window encoding:
- the sgcg gene encoding gamma-sarcoglycan, coding for MVREQYVTTTQGSSAPRSVSDHVYKIGIYGWRKRCLYLFVLLLIVILVVNLALTIWILRVMWFNTEGMGLLQVHSDGVKLEEGESEFLFPVYAKEINSREDNSLLVHSLENVTLNARNENGDVTGRISVGPKEAQGHTQNLLINSHNENMLFTADGEQAVIGPDKLRVTGPDGALFQHSVETPLLRSEHFKDLRLESPTRSLSMDAPKGVHIKALSGNIEAASNMDVILQSIDGLLVLDALTVRMPSLPLSEGNVPGNAQGLYEVCVCPSGKVFLSKAGVASTCSENQEC